A stretch of Bos indicus x Bos taurus breed Angus x Brahman F1 hybrid chromosome 17, Bos_hybrid_MaternalHap_v2.0, whole genome shotgun sequence DNA encodes these proteins:
- the CRYBB3 gene encoding beta-crystallin B3: protein MAEQHSTPEQAAAGKSHGGLGGSYKVIVYEMENFQGKRCELTAECPNLTESLLEKVGSIQVESGPWLAFERRAFRGEQYVLEKGDYPRWDAWSNSHHSDSLLSLRPLHIDGPDHKLHLFENPAFGGRKMEIVDDDVPSLWAHGFQDRVASVRAINGTWVGYEFPGYRGRQYVFERGEYRHWNEWDANQPQLQSVRRIRDQKWHKRGVFLSS from the exons ATGGCAGAGCAGCACAGCACACCGGAGCAGGCTGCAGCCGGCAAGAGCCATGGCGGCCTTGGGGGCAGCTACAAG GTGATTGTGTACGAAATGGAGAACTTCCAGGGCAAGCGGTGCGAGCTCACAGCCGAGTGCCCCAACCTGACGGAAAGCCTGCTGGAGAAAGTGGGTTCCATCCAGGTGGAGTCGGGCCC GTGGCTGGCGTTTGAACGCAGGGCCTTCCGCGGGGAGCAATACGTGCTGGAGAAGGGGGACTACCCTCGCTGGGACGCCTGGTCCAACAGTCACCACAGCGACAGCCTCCTGTCCCTCCGGCCTCTGCACATT GATGGCCCGGATCACAAACTGCATCTCTTTGAGAACCCAGCTTTCGGCGGCCGCAAGATGGAGATAGTGGACGATGACGTGCCCAGCCTCTGGGCTCACGGCTTCCAGGACCGTGTGGCGAGTGTCCGGGCCATCAACGGGAC GTGGGTTGGCTACGAGTTCCCGGGCTACCGCGGGCGCCAGTACGTGTTCGAGCGGGGCGAGTACCGCCACTGGAACGAGTGGGACGCGAACCAGCCGCAGCTGCAGTCCGTGCGCCGCATCCGCGACCAGAAGTGGCACAAGCGAGGCGTGTTCCTCAGCAGCTGA